The Pyxidicoccus sp. MSG2 DNA segment CTTCGGCGCCGAGCGCCCGGGAACACACGGTGACAGTGACTTGTGGGTCTCCCGCCTCGTGGACGGCGTGTATCAACCTCCGGAGAACCTCGGAGACGCCATCAACACCCGCGCGGCCGAGGTCGAACCGTGGATTGCCCCGGATGAGCGCTACCTCCTCTTCAGCGCGCTCCGTCGCGCGGATGGCGTCGGTAGCTATGACCTGTACGTCAGTCAGAGACTTCCGGGAGGTGGATGGGAGAAGGCCCGGCTGCTCGGTGGCGGCATCAACTCACCCGACAGGGACTTCAACCAGAGCGTCTCCCCGGACGGGAAGTGGCTCTACTTCAGCAGCAACCGGCCGCATGCCGGTGACGTGGACCTGGGCGCGAGGTTCGACCACCCGAGGAACGACGCCGCGCTCGTGGGCATCGGCAAGGGCACGGGTGACATCTACCGCGTGCCCATGAGCGCGCTCGGCCTGTGATGCGTCACGCCTTGAGTCGAAGCGCGTATGCCGTGAGGAACACGGAGGGCAGGTCCATGTCACCCGACGGCTCGCGCACGTAGCCGCGCTTCATGTACATGCGCGCGACGCCGTCCGCGCCCTTGCGGACGTGGAGGCATATCGCGTCCATTCCCCACTTGCGCGCCAGGTCCTCGGCCGCGTCGAGCAGCGGCCGGGCCAGCCCGGTGCCGTGGTAGCGCACGGCGGTGGCCAGGCCGCGCAGGTCCGCCGCGTTCGGCAGCCACGCCTCCGAGCCCGGCGCGCCCGGGGGGAACAGGGCCACCGTCCCGGCAATCTCCCCGTCCACCTCCGCCACCAGCACCGAGGCCACCTTCCGGCGCGAGGCCACGTCCCGCAGCTCGCGCTTGCGCTCCTCCGTGTAGACGACGTCCGGCAGCTTCTTCGCGTACTGCGTGATGAAGGCCTCCACCAGCAGGTCACCGACCGCCGGGTCATCCTCGGCCCGTGCCTCGCGAATGAGGGCCCGCTCCGCCACGTTCTGGGTCTCCATGCCCCGGGCTCTAACACGCTCCTTCTTCCGCCGCCGCATGCGGAAACGGGGCTCCACCGCCGCGCCGCGGCATGCCACCCTGACTCAGAGATAGTCGCTGATGAACCAGGGGAGCTGGTCCACCAGCTTCTGGAGCACCCCGCGCCGCTTCCACCCGCTCCAGTGGATTTCGTGGGAGTGGCCCAGGTCCTTCTCGAACGCCGCGGCGAGCCCGGCCGCCAACCCCGCGTCGTCCACCACCACCGAGCACTCCTCCGAGCTGCCCAGCGCCAGCGGGTCCAGGTTGGTGGAGCCGACGACGGACAGCGAGTCGTCCACGAGCATCGTCTTGGAGTGCATCATCGACAGCTCGTACTCCCAGATGCGCACGCCCCCTTCGAGCAGCCGCGCATACGAGGACCGCTGCGCCGCGTGCACCGGGTCGATGTCATGGTGCCGCCCGGGCACCAGCACCCGCACGTCCACGCCCTGCTTCACCTTCTCGATGAGCATGTCGCTGATGGCCTCGGAGGGGATGAAGTACGAGTTCGCAATCCACAGCCGCCGCCGAGCCGAGGCGATGGTGAGCAGCGTCATCCGCCGCGCGTTGGACATGAAACGGTTGTTGGTGCTGGCGACGAAGCCCGCGCGGGCCTCGCCCACATACAGCGGCGCGGGGAAGTCGCTGGCCGGGAGGAAGTCTCCGCCCGCCTCCTGCCAGTTCTGCGCGAAGGCCACCTGCATCTCGCGCGCGGCGGGGCCCTCCACGCGCACGGCGAGGTCCCTCCACGAGTCCGGCCCGTCCGCGTCCCCGAGCCAGCTCTTCCAGATGCCCCAGCCGCCGGTGAGCCCCACCTCGCCGTCGCGCACCACCAGCTTGCGGTGCATGCGCATCTTGATGCGGTTCGGGTCGAACGAGGAGATGGACCCCTGGATGGGCCGGAAGGTGCGCACCTCGCAGCCGGCCTTCGCGAGCGTGAGCCCCACGGACTCGAAGTTGACGCTGCCCAGCGGGTCCACGAGCACGCGGCAGGCGACGCCGGGCTGGCGCTCCTGGATGGCGCGCAACAGCCGGTCCGACGGCACCCCCGGGCGCCAGATGTAGCTGGCGATGTTGATGCTGGTGCGGGCGGCGCGAATCTCCCGCTCGATGGCGTCGAAGATGTGGCCGTTCTCCACCAGGTCCACGCGGTGGCCCGGCTCCAGCGCCACGCCGAGCGACTGATAGAAGGCGAGCGAGCGGGCCTCGGGGTCGCCCTCCGGCAGCGCGCGCAGGCGCAGGTCATGACGGTGGTTGGGGTACGAGCACCCGGTGACGAACAACGCGCCGAGCACGAGCCAGGCCAGCTTCACCGCCGGAAGCTAATGCCGCGGGTGCACGAGCGCACCTGCCCTCCATCACGCACCGGTCGGAGGACAGCGTCCGGCCGACAACATCTGGACGTGGGGGGGTGGAAGCCCGCGCGGGGCGTGCGCACCGTTGTCCCCCACCGTGCTCCGGACCGGAGGACGTGTGGCCCCTGTGTGCCCATGTCTTCTTCCGTGTCCCTGATGTTGCTCGGGTGCCTGCTGGCACCCCTGGCCCACGCGGCCTCCGACGCACCGCTGCGGCGGAACGCGAAGGCCCTGGGGCTCTCGCAGGAGGCTTCCGCATCGGACTCCACCGCGGCGCCGGAGCCGGACACGGACACGGCGGGCGACACCTCGACACCCGCGGCTGCACCGCCGCTCGCGGCGTCTCCGTCTTCTGGCCAGGACGGCACGCGGCTGCCCGGAATGAGCGGCGTGCCCGTGCAGTCGAACGGGGAGGACGTGCCGCTCTCCACCGGGGCCTGGGTGGCGCACGGGGGACTGACGCTGCTGCCGCTCGGAGGCATCTGGGCCGCGACCCGCGTGGGTGGAGACACGCGGCTGACCGCCACCGCATCGGAGACAGCGGCGGGCATGCTCCTGGGCTCCGTGCCGGCCCACCTCCTCTTCTTCCGGCCCGCCACGCCGGGCGGTGGGCGCTGGACGGAGTTGGAGGTGACGGCGTTCGGCGCGGGGCTCGTGCTGACGCCGCCGCTGGCCGCGCTGGGCACGTGGGGCTTGGGCGAATTGGCCTTCGGTGGAAGCAGGGACCGCGGCGACGCGTACCTCGGTGCGCTGGGAGGCGCGGCGGTGGGGGCGCTGCTGGGCGTGGCAGCGCACGGCGTGCTGCTGAAGCTGGCCGGGCCGAGCGCCCGACTGAAGACCGAGCGTCAGCTCATCGGGCTGGGCTTCATCGGCGCGGGAGCGACGCTGGGCTACCAGTGGGCCGGCGGTGGCCCGCGTCCGTAGTCGTCCGGTACGCGTCCACGGCCGGTGCCCTACTCCGTCCGCATGGCCTCCACGGGGTCCAGCTTCGCCGCGCGCGCGGCGGGGTAGATGCCGAAGGCCAGTCCCACGCCGCAGCTCATCGCGAGCGACAGCGCCACCGCCCAGAAGGGCACCTCCGTGGGCAGCCGAATCACCCACCTCGCCAGCTGCGCGAGCCCCACGCCCATCCCCACGCCGAGCACGCCGCCCGTCAGCGACAGCACCACCGCCTCGGTGGCGAACTGCGCGAGGATGCGCCGCTTCTTCGCGCCCAGCGCCTTGCGGATGCCAATCTCCCGCGTCCGCTCCGTCACGGCCACCAGCATGATGTTCAGGATGCCGATGCCGCCCACCAGCAGCGACAGCAGGCACACGCCGAAGCTCGCCACCGAGATGACCTGCGAGATGTTGTTGAACATCTCCGTGGCGCTCTCGTTGGAGAACACGAAGAAGTCGTCCTCCTCCATCGGCTTCAGCGCGTGGCGCCGCCGCATCAACAGCGTCACCTCGTCCTGCGCGCGCTGCACCACCTCCGCCGAGTTCGCCTGGATGCTCACCCGGAAGTCCCGCACGCCGAACAACTGACGGAACACCGTCAGCGGCATCATCACGTTGTTGTCCTGGCTGCCTCCGCCCAGGAAGCCGCCCTTGCGTTTGAGCGTCCCAATCACCAGGAAGCTGCGCCCCTGCATGCGAAGGGTCTGCCCCAGCGGCTCCAGGCCGGGAAACAGCGTGTCCGCCAGGTCCTGGCCAATCACCACCACGCGCCGCTGGTCGAGGAACTCCGTGTCCGTGAAGGCCCGTCCCGCGTGGATGGACACCGAGTTCGTCTGGAAGTACTCCGGCGTGCCCGCCCAGACGCTCACGTTGGCCCGCGACTCGCGCAGCGACGTGGACACCTTGAACCCGCCCTTCGAGTCCTCCCCCGCCGCCGTCAGCACCGACGGCAGCTCACGGATGGCCTCCAGGTCCGCGTCGGTGAACCGCGGCCGCCGCGCCAGCTGCGCCGGAGTGAGCTGACCGCCGAAGGGCAGCCGCTGCACCTGGAAGCAGTTGGTGCCCAGCTCGGACAGGCTCTCGTTCACCTGGTTCCGCAGGCCCTCGATGAGCCCCATCATCGCCACCACCGTGGTGGCGCCGATGACGATGCCCAGCAGCGTCAGGAAGGAGCGCAGCGGATTCGAGACGAACGTCCCGAAAGCCAGCCGCAGGGTGTCCCAGATTGCGTTCATCGCCGCCCTCTCCCGTCACTCGTGGCGGAGCGCTTCCACCGGGTCCAGGTTCGCCGCCCGCGCCGCCGGCCAGATGCCGAACAGCAACCCCACCGTGGCCGCGAAGCCCACGCCGAAGACGACGGTGAGCGGCTGCACCGCCGCAGCCAGCGGCGTAATCATCGACACCGTGTACGCCAGCCCCAGCCCCGCCAGCGTGCCGATGGTGCCGCCCAGCGCGGACACGCTCGAGGCCTCCATCAGGAACTGGAGGATGATGGTGCGTTTGCGCGCGCCCAGCGCCCGCCGCACGCCAATCTCCCGCGTCCGCTCGCGCACCGACACCAGCATGATGTTCATGATGCCGATGCCGCCCACCAGCAGCGTGATGAAGCCCACGCCCGTGGCCGCGCCGTAGAGCGCGCCGGTGAGCTGCTTGTACATGTTGGCCAGCTGCTCCGGCCGGTTGATGGCGAAGTCGTCCCCCAGCTCGGGGGGCGTGTTGCGCTCGCGGCGCAGCACAGGGGTAATCGCGTCCTGCACGTCGAGCACGTGGTCCGGCGAGTCCACCGCCACCGCGATGTTGGGCGACTGCCGCTTGCCGAAGTGAGAGAGGAAGGTGCGGTAGGGCACCATCACCACCAGGTCCTGGTTCTCTCCGAGGATGGTGCCCTTGGCCTCCAGCGTCCCCACCACGCGGTAGGGCTTGCCCTCCAGGAGGATGCGGTGGCCGATGGGGTTGATGCTGGGGAAGAGCGAGCGGACGACTTCCGCGCCGATGACGGCCACCGAGGAGCGCTGGTCCAGGTCCGCGTCGGTGAGGAAGCGCCCGCTGTCCACGACGAAAGAGGACACGGTGGAGTAGTCCGGCGTGGTGCCGACAATCGTCACCGAGGCCATCTTCCGGTCCAGGAAGCGGCCCTCCACGCGGTCGAAGTAGATGGGCGCGGCGGCCAGCACGTGCTCGGACGCGGCGACGATGGGGCCCACCAGGTCCGCGGACAGGTCCTTGCGGTTGCGGTACTCCCACCAGTTGCCGCCCATCGTCCACGGGAACTTGGAGATCTGCAGCGTGTTGGCGCCAATCTGGGAGAGCTGGTCGTCGAAGGAGCGGTTGATGCCCTGGATGATGCCGACGATGGCCAGCAACGTGCACACGCCCACGCCAATGCCCACCGTCGTCAGCACCGTCCGCAGGCGATTGGAACGGAGCGAGAACAGGGCAATCCGCCCGCCCTCCCACACATCGACCCGGAAGCTCACGTGTAACCCTCTCCGCCGGTACTCCGTTGCGCCCCGAGCACACACTCCCGGCGGGCACCCTGGCTACGCGCCAGCCAACGGGTGATTGCATGCGGCATTCCCCAGGGCAAATGCCCGGGGTCCGGATCCGCTTCACGCAGAGGAGGATTCCCAGGGTAGGACACCCCGGGCCCCGGCGTCCGGCCACCCTCCGCCACGCGGCCGTCACCCGGCCCACGGGATCTCCGGAGAAGTCGGGCCCCCGGAATGCACCAGGACTCAGCGCCCGGCCACCTTCCGCCACGCGGCCACCAGCGCCGCCGCCGCCCGGTCCACCTGCTCGCCGGTGGTGTCGGGCCCCAGGGACAGGCGCACCGCGCCCAGGGCCTCGGGCTCGGGGAGGCCCATGGCGCGCAGCACCGGTGAGGCGGACTCGCCGCCCTCATGGCAGGCCGAGCCGGTGGACGCCGCCACCTCCGGCGCCGCCGCCAGCACGTCGGTGCCCCGCACTCCCGGGAAGCGCACGTTGAGGGTGTTGGGCAACCGCTCGGTGGGATGGCCGTTCAGCGCCAGCCCTGGCACCTCCGCGCGCAACCGTTCCCACAGTCGCTCGCGCAGCGCCACCTGGGCCGCGGTGCCCCGCGCCAGCCTCACGCGGGCCAACTCACACGCGGCGCCCAGGGCCACGGCGTAGGGCACGTTCTCCGTCCCCGGCCGCAGGCCCCGCTCCTGCCCGCCGCCGAGCACGAAGGGCCGCAGCGGTGTGCCCGGCCGCACGTACAGCGCGCCCACGCCCTTGGGGGCGCGCAGCTTGTGGCCCACCAGCGTGAGCAGGTCCACGCCGAGCGCCTCCACGTCCACCGGCACCTTGCCCACCGACTGCGCCGCATCCGTGTGCACGGTGGCGCCGTGGCGGTGGGCCCGTGCCGCCACTTCGGCCACCGGCTGGAGGACGCCCGTCTCGTTGTTGGCGTGCATCAGCGTCACCAGCGCGGTGTCCGCGCCCGCCGCGTCCAGGGCGCGCGCCGCGTCCTCCACGCGCACGCGCCCGTCCGCGTCCACCGGCAGCCACGTCACGCGCCAGCCCCGCCACTCCAGCGTGTCGCAGGGCAGCTTCGTAGCGGGGTGCTCAATCACGGAGGTAAGGACGTGCCGCCGCTCCGCGCGGGCCTCGGTGGTGCCGCGGATGGCGAGGTTGTTGGCCTCGGTGCCACCCGAGGTGAAGAGGATGTCCCCGGGCTTCGCGCCGATGAGGGCCGCCACCTTCGCGCGGGCCTCCTCCAGCGCGGCGCGGGCCCTACGGCCGTAGGGGTGCCCGCTGGAGGGATTGCCGAACTCCTCGCGCAGGTACGGCAGCATCGCGTCCACCACCTCCGCGTCGACGGGGGTGGTGGCATTGTGGTCCAGGTACAGCGGGCGCTCGGGAGGGCTCATACGCCCCGCAGGATTACGGAAGGACGGTGGCCGTGTCGCCCTCCAGCGACATGTGGACGAACACTTCGTTGGGATGAACGCTTTCCTCCTCGAGGAGGTCCGACCCGTCCACCCGCGCGAACAGCAGGGACACGGCGGCCAGTGCTCGGTGTGATGACGGCATGGCCGCTCCTCTCGTGTGGGACTGCGTGCGGTGAAGTGCTGGGGACCGGAGCAGGACGGACGCTCCGGTCCACCGGACAGGCTTCGGCTCTCCGCGGCTCAGGGGAGCACGGAGACGGAGTCCCCCTGGATGCGGACGTTCAGCTTCGCCTCGT contains these protein-coding regions:
- a CDS encoding cysteine desulfurase family protein, producing the protein MSPPERPLYLDHNATTPVDAEVVDAMLPYLREEFGNPSSGHPYGRRARAALEEARAKVAALIGAKPGDILFTSGGTEANNLAIRGTTEARAERRHVLTSVIEHPATKLPCDTLEWRGWRVTWLPVDADGRVRVEDAARALDAAGADTALVTLMHANNETGVLQPVAEVAARAHRHGATVHTDAAQSVGKVPVDVEALGVDLLTLVGHKLRAPKGVGALYVRPGTPLRPFVLGGGQERGLRPGTENVPYAVALGAACELARVRLARGTAAQVALRERLWERLRAEVPGLALNGHPTERLPNTLNVRFPGVRGTDVLAAAPEVAASTGSACHEGGESASPVLRAMGLPEPEALGAVRLSLGPDTTGEQVDRAAAALVAAWRKVAGR
- a CDS encoding ABC transporter permease, which produces MNAIWDTLRLAFGTFVSNPLRSFLTLLGIVIGATTVVAMMGLIEGLRNQVNESLSELGTNCFQVQRLPFGGQLTPAQLARRPRFTDADLEAIRELPSVLTAAGEDSKGGFKVSTSLRESRANVSVWAGTPEYFQTNSVSIHAGRAFTDTEFLDQRRVVVIGQDLADTLFPGLEPLGQTLRMQGRSFLVIGTLKRKGGFLGGGSQDNNVMMPLTVFRQLFGVRDFRVSIQANSAEVVQRAQDEVTLLMRRRHALKPMEEDDFFVFSNESATEMFNNISQVISVASFGVCLLSLLVGGIGILNIMLVAVTERTREIGIRKALGAKKRRILAQFATEAVVLSLTGGVLGVGMGVGLAQLARWVIRLPTEVPFWAVALSLAMSCGVGLAFGIYPAARAAKLDPVEAMRTE
- a CDS encoding phospholipase D-like domain-containing protein, with product MKLAWLVLGALFVTGCSYPNHRHDLRLRALPEGDPEARSLAFYQSLGVALEPGHRVDLVENGHIFDAIEREIRAARTSINIASYIWRPGVPSDRLLRAIQERQPGVACRVLVDPLGSVNFESVGLTLAKAGCEVRTFRPIQGSISSFDPNRIKMRMHRKLVVRDGEVGLTGGWGIWKSWLGDADGPDSWRDLAVRVEGPAAREMQVAFAQNWQEAGGDFLPASDFPAPLYVGEARAGFVASTNNRFMSNARRMTLLTIASARRRLWIANSYFIPSEAISDMLIEKVKQGVDVRVLVPGRHHDIDPVHAAQRSSYARLLEGGVRIWEYELSMMHSKTMLVDDSLSVVGSTNLDPLALGSSEECSVVVDDAGLAAGLAAAFEKDLGHSHEIHWSGWKRRGVLQKLVDQLPWFISDYL
- a CDS encoding GNAT family N-acetyltransferase, whose amino-acid sequence is METQNVAERALIREARAEDDPAVGDLLVEAFITQYAKKLPDVVYTEERKRELRDVASRRKVASVLVAEVDGEIAGTVALFPPGAPGSEAWLPNAADLRGLATAVRYHGTGLARPLLDAAEDLARKWGMDAICLHVRKGADGVARMYMKRGYVREPSGDMDLPSVFLTAYALRLKA
- a CDS encoding ABC transporter permease; amino-acid sequence: MSFRVDVWEGGRIALFSLRSNRLRTVLTTVGIGVGVCTLLAIVGIIQGINRSFDDQLSQIGANTLQISKFPWTMGGNWWEYRNRKDLSADLVGPIVAASEHVLAAAPIYFDRVEGRFLDRKMASVTIVGTTPDYSTVSSFVVDSGRFLTDADLDQRSSVAVIGAEVVRSLFPSINPIGHRILLEGKPYRVVGTLEAKGTILGENQDLVVMVPYRTFLSHFGKRQSPNIAVAVDSPDHVLDVQDAITPVLRRERNTPPELGDDFAINRPEQLANMYKQLTGALYGAATGVGFITLLVGGIGIMNIMLVSVRERTREIGVRRALGARKRTIILQFLMEASSVSALGGTIGTLAGLGLAYTVSMITPLAAAVQPLTVVFGVGFAATVGLLFGIWPAARAANLDPVEALRHE